One genomic segment of Pyruvatibacter mobilis includes these proteins:
- a CDS encoding alkyl sulfatase dimerization domain-containing protein: MADILARAAHYIDNGVYEGAGLINRPTTELSEVGDGVALIEAFSHVVAFRSGDGLVLFDTSLEAFAGGVLTSLRRWTDEPVTHVCYTHGHADHVGGTGAILCEACERGHTRPKVVAHENVSPRFRRYELTNGYNFTINARQFAPATELRMGAGADNKDGPPAPRRFGPDPWVDPDTTFREAMSLRAGDLTFQLNHAIGETDDHLWAWIPEHKAICSGDFVTWVFPNAGNPQKIQRYPLEWAKALRDMAAKEPELLLPAHGLPIEGKARIAEVLDTIATALETLVSQSLEMMNNGARFDDILHGVKLPSHFMDKPYLKPVYDEPEFILHNVWRLYGGWYDGNPARLKPAPDARVAQEMVQLAGGIGPVIARARMLAEAGTEEEMRLACHLAEAAALAEPDNRDAHAARADIYGARRHAELSLMSKGIFGWAERESRLKSGVNDA; the protein is encoded by the coding sequence ATGGCCGACATTCTGGCGCGGGCCGCGCATTACATCGACAACGGGGTCTATGAGGGCGCCGGGCTGATCAACCGGCCGACCACGGAATTGTCGGAGGTTGGTGACGGCGTTGCCCTGATCGAGGCTTTCTCGCATGTGGTTGCGTTCCGGTCCGGTGACGGGCTGGTGCTGTTCGATACCAGCCTCGAAGCCTTCGCAGGCGGCGTGCTGACGTCATTGCGCCGCTGGACGGACGAACCGGTGACCCATGTGTGCTACACGCATGGTCACGCGGACCATGTGGGCGGCACAGGTGCGATCCTCTGCGAGGCCTGCGAGCGAGGTCATACACGGCCCAAGGTGGTGGCCCATGAGAATGTGAGCCCGCGCTTCCGCCGCTATGAGCTGACCAACGGCTACAATTTCACCATCAATGCCCGGCAGTTCGCCCCGGCAACCGAACTCCGCATGGGCGCGGGAGCGGACAACAAGGACGGCCCGCCGGCACCGCGCCGGTTCGGCCCCGACCCCTGGGTTGATCCGGACACGACCTTTCGCGAGGCGATGAGCCTGCGGGCCGGTGACCTGACCTTCCAGCTCAATCACGCCATCGGCGAGACGGATGACCATTTGTGGGCATGGATTCCCGAACACAAGGCCATCTGTTCCGGTGATTTCGTCACCTGGGTGTTTCCCAATGCCGGCAACCCGCAGAAGATTCAGCGCTATCCGCTTGAATGGGCCAAGGCCCTGCGCGACATGGCAGCAAAGGAGCCGGAGCTGCTGCTGCCGGCGCACGGCCTGCCAATCGAAGGCAAGGCTCGCATCGCCGAGGTGCTGGATACCATTGCCACGGCGCTTGAAACGCTGGTGAGCCAATCGCTGGAGATGATGAATAACGGGGCGCGCTTCGATGACATCCTGCACGGGGTGAAGCTGCCGTCGCATTTCATGGACAAGCCCTACCTCAAGCCCGTCTATGATGAGCCGGAATTCATCCTGCACAATGTCTGGCGGCTTTATGGCGGCTGGTATGACGGCAATCCTGCGCGTCTCAAGCCCGCGCCTGATGCGCGTGTAGCACAGGAGATGGTGCAGTTAGCCGGCGGGATCGGGCCGGTCATTGCGCGGGCGCGCATGCTGGCGGAAGCCGGGACGGAGGAAGAAATGCGACTCGCGTGCCACCTTGCCGAAGCGGCGGCCCTGGCCGAACCGGATAACCGGGATGCTCATGCCGCCCGGGCCGATATTTACGGGGCGCGACGGCACGCTGAGCTGTCGCTCATGTCGAAGGGCATTTTCGGCTGGGCGGAACGGGAGTCCCGCCTCAAGTCAGGTGTCAACGACGCCTGA
- a CDS encoding acyl-homoserine-lactone synthase, whose amino-acid sequence MTFTTAGEFGDALVDYHRMRYRLFIEREGWNIPHFDNLEYDQFDTPATVYLIKRRPETGEVMGGMRLIPTTQPYLAEHVWPDLIQTRPIPKDPKVWEGTRMSAAPELSVDERRQTLGELGAAFAEFLIGVGANRVIFEMPPKLLEFQSRNNPEFVEMLGEPITLDDGTLLVGGWVHINETTLAAYRMGAGVEGNIIRYPEAAFPYERAA is encoded by the coding sequence ATGACATTCACAACCGCAGGTGAATTCGGGGATGCATTGGTGGACTACCACCGCATGCGCTACCGGCTCTTCATAGAACGTGAAGGCTGGAACATTCCGCATTTCGACAACCTGGAATATGACCAGTTCGACACCCCGGCGACCGTCTATCTGATCAAGCGGCGGCCGGAGACGGGGGAAGTGATGGGGGGCATGCGCCTCATTCCCACCACTCAGCCGTACCTGGCCGAGCATGTCTGGCCGGATCTCATCCAGACCCGGCCGATTCCCAAGGATCCCAAGGTCTGGGAAGGCACGCGCATGAGCGCCGCCCCGGAACTGTCGGTGGATGAGCGCCGTCAGACCCTGGGTGAGCTGGGGGCTGCTTTCGCGGAGTTCCTGATTGGTGTTGGCGCCAACCGGGTCATCTTCGAGATGCCGCCGAAGCTGCTGGAATTCCAGTCCCGCAACAATCCGGAGTTTGTCGAGATGCTGGGGGAACCCATCACGCTCGACGATGGCACGCTGCTGGTCGGCGGCTGGGTTCATATCAACGAAACGACGCTGGCGGCCTATCGCATGGGTGCCGGCGTGGAGGGCAATATTATCCGTTATCCGGAAGCAGCCTTCCCCTACGAACGCGCCGCCTGA
- a CDS encoding alpha/beta fold hydrolase — protein sequence MTKSPTSFIGPASRTYFSQRLRLHYVDWGNPDAPPLLLVHGGRDHCRNWDWVAEALRDDYHIIAPDLRGHGDSQWMVGGTYMINDYVYDIAQLIHQLDLAPLKILAHSFGGAISLRYAGVYPDTVQKLIAIEGLGPSPKMLAERAETAPHERLSGWVDQMRKLSSRMPRRYESLDAAFKRMQEENPHLSPERARHLTEHGMNQNEDGTWSWKFDNYVRAFPPDQWPAEETRALWGRITSPVMLVRGTESWASDPVKDGRIEAFQNATSVNIDGAGHWVHHDKLEEFLPLARDFLKD from the coding sequence ATGACAAAATCACCGACCAGCTTCATCGGCCCGGCTTCCCGGACCTATTTCTCGCAGCGCCTGAGACTTCATTACGTGGATTGGGGCAACCCGGACGCGCCGCCGCTGCTGCTCGTGCATGGCGGGCGTGACCATTGCCGCAACTGGGACTGGGTGGCTGAGGCCCTGCGCGACGACTATCACATCATCGCACCTGACCTGCGCGGCCACGGCGACAGCCAGTGGATGGTCGGCGGTACCTACATGATCAATGACTATGTCTATGACATCGCCCAGCTTATCCATCAGCTGGATCTGGCGCCGCTGAAGATTCTCGCCCATTCGTTCGGCGGGGCGATCTCCCTTCGCTATGCGGGTGTTTATCCGGATACGGTGCAAAAGCTGATTGCCATTGAGGGTCTTGGCCCGTCGCCCAAGATGCTGGCGGAACGCGCGGAGACAGCGCCCCATGAACGGTTGTCAGGCTGGGTTGACCAGATGCGCAAACTCTCGTCACGCATGCCACGGCGCTACGAGAGCCTGGATGCTGCGTTCAAGCGCATGCAGGAAGAAAACCCGCATCTAAGTCCCGAACGGGCGCGGCATCTGACCGAACACGGCATGAACCAGAATGAGGATGGCACCTGGTCCTGGAAGTTCGACAATTACGTGCGGGCCTTCCCGCCGGACCAGTGGCCGGCCGAGGAAACCCGCGCGCTGTGGGGCCGCATCACATCACCGGTAATGCTGGTACGCGGCACGGAGAGCTGGGCGTCAGACCCGGTGAAGGACGGCAGGATCGAAGCATTCCAGAATGCTACGTCTGTCAATATCGACGGCGCGGGTCACTGGGTGCACCACGACAAGCTGGAAGAGTTCCTCCCCCTCGCCCGCGACTTCCTCAAGGACTGA
- a CDS encoding helicase HerA-like domain-containing protein, whose translation MTEQIFIGRGAADQHLSLKLANRHGLIAGATGTGKTVSLQILAEGFSEAGVPVFMADIKGDLSGMSQPGVETDFLEERARTIGLEDYHYTRYPVVFWDVFGEQGHPVRTTISEMGPILLSRQLGLNDTQEGVLTIAFRLADEDGLLLLDLKDLREMLVFMSENAKEISARYGNVTAASIGAIQRRLLTLETQGGDKFFGEPALKLQDLMRLTYDGRGQVNILAADMLVRAPQLYATFMLWLMSELFEELPEVGDPDKPKLVFFFDEAHLLFDDAPKHLVDRIAQVVKLIRSKGVGIYFVTQNPLDVPDEVLGQLGNRVQHALRAFTPRDQKAVRVAAETFRENPELNTRKVITELGVGEALTSTLGKKGVPGIVQRTLIRPPKSRLGPATPEERKAVIQASPVGTSYDMAVDRESAFEVLKVRRKQIEAERDAAEKAAQAEKERKAREKAEARMRPRTSRRQGATEAFIKSMVRQVGRTLGRELIRGILGSLKK comes from the coding sequence ATGACAGAACAGATATTCATTGGCCGTGGCGCGGCTGACCAGCATCTCTCGCTCAAGCTCGCGAACCGGCACGGGCTGATCGCCGGAGCGACGGGCACAGGCAAGACGGTGTCGCTGCAGATCCTGGCGGAAGGCTTTTCCGAAGCAGGTGTCCCCGTCTTCATGGCGGACATCAAGGGCGATCTGTCCGGCATGTCCCAACCCGGCGTGGAGACAGACTTCCTGGAAGAACGCGCCCGGACAATCGGCCTCGAAGACTATCACTACACCCGCTATCCGGTCGTTTTCTGGGACGTGTTCGGGGAACAGGGGCACCCGGTCCGCACCACGATCTCGGAGATGGGCCCGATCCTGCTGTCGCGCCAGCTTGGTCTCAACGATACGCAGGAAGGCGTGCTGACAATCGCCTTCCGGCTGGCAGACGAGGATGGGCTCCTGCTGCTCGACCTGAAGGACCTGCGCGAGATGCTTGTCTTCATGTCGGAGAACGCCAAAGAGATTTCGGCGCGCTACGGCAATGTGACGGCGGCATCCATTGGTGCCATCCAGCGCAGGCTCCTGACGCTGGAAACCCAGGGCGGGGACAAGTTCTTTGGTGAACCGGCATTGAAGCTGCAGGACCTGATGCGGCTCACCTATGACGGGCGTGGACAGGTAAACATTCTGGCAGCCGATATGTTGGTGCGGGCGCCACAGCTCTACGCCACCTTCATGCTGTGGCTGATGTCGGAGTTGTTCGAGGAACTGCCGGAAGTCGGTGACCCGGACAAGCCCAAGCTCGTGTTCTTCTTCGACGAAGCGCATCTGCTGTTCGATGATGCCCCCAAGCATCTGGTGGATCGCATTGCACAGGTGGTGAAGCTGATCCGCTCCAAGGGCGTGGGCATCTATTTTGTGACGCAGAACCCGCTCGACGTGCCTGATGAGGTGCTGGGCCAGCTCGGCAACCGCGTCCAGCACGCGCTGCGCGCGTTTACCCCGCGCGACCAGAAGGCCGTGCGCGTGGCGGCGGAGACCTTCCGGGAGAACCCGGAGCTGAATACCAGGAAGGTGATCACCGAACTCGGGGTCGGCGAAGCGCTGACATCAACCCTCGGCAAGAAGGGCGTGCCGGGCATCGTCCAGCGCACCCTCATCCGCCCTCCCAAGTCGCGGCTGGGTCCGGCCACGCCGGAAGAGCGCAAGGCCGTGATACAGGCCAGCCCGGTAGGTACGTCCTATGACATGGCGGTTGACCGGGAATCCGCTTTCGAAGTGCTGAAAGTGCGCCGCAAGCAGATCGAGGCGGAGCGCGATGCCGCCGAGAAGGCCGCACAGGCGGAAAAGGAGCGAAAGGCACGAGAGAAGGCCGAAGCGCGGATGCGGCCCCGGACCTCCCGCCGACAAGGTGCGACCGAGGCCTTCATCAAATCCATGGTGCGACAGGTCGGCCGCACGCTGGGGCGCGAACTCATTCGCGGCATTCTGGGATCGCTGAAGAAGTAA
- a CDS encoding methyl-accepting chemotaxis protein, translating into MDRVKETAKRRNSPAPEAAESDDTTATTVEQALATMAANTPVRLPEGAAEGELGSTWHAIAQIASTLSQARKLRQMVDVMPINVMMCDPEDFRINYINKTSLETLRSIEEHLPITADELEGACIDVFHKNPVHQRTMLADPSNLPHKALIQVGPEKLELNVSAIHNSDGSYAGPMVSWSVVTSQIAIAEKVKNVVDVVAAASTELDSTARSMTGTAEEASTRSATVASASEEASTNVQTVAGAAEELASSVQEIGRQVAQSSQIAGRAVAEATRTNETVQSLAEAAGRIGDVVSLITDIASQTNLLALNATIEAARAGEAGKGFAVVASEVKALATQTAKATEDIGTQITAIQDVTSSAVEAIASIQSTIDEISTISTAIASAVDQQGSATQEIARNVQEAAAGTQEVSSNISGVSSSVSETGASAQEVMSAAGQLSEHAVQLRNDVEDFLRQLNAA; encoded by the coding sequence ATGGATCGCGTAAAAGAAACCGCCAAGCGCCGGAATAGTCCTGCGCCAGAGGCGGCTGAGTCAGACGACACGACGGCCACGACTGTTGAACAGGCCCTTGCGACCATGGCCGCCAATACGCCCGTTCGCCTGCCCGAAGGGGCAGCCGAGGGCGAACTGGGCAGCACCTGGCACGCCATTGCGCAAATCGCTTCTACCTTGAGCCAGGCACGCAAGCTGCGCCAGATGGTCGATGTGATGCCGATTAATGTCATGATGTGCGACCCGGAAGACTTCCGGATCAACTATATCAACAAGACCAGCCTGGAGACCCTGCGCTCCATCGAGGAACACCTGCCGATCACGGCTGATGAACTCGAAGGTGCCTGCATCGACGTGTTCCACAAGAACCCGGTCCACCAGCGCACGATGCTCGCCGACCCATCCAACCTGCCGCACAAGGCCTTGATCCAGGTCGGGCCGGAGAAACTCGAACTGAACGTGTCGGCAATTCACAATTCGGACGGCAGCTATGCCGGACCGATGGTGAGCTGGAGCGTCGTGACCTCGCAGATCGCAATCGCCGAGAAGGTGAAGAATGTGGTCGACGTTGTGGCCGCGGCCTCTACGGAACTGGACTCGACTGCCCGCAGCATGACCGGCACGGCTGAGGAAGCCTCCACGCGTTCGGCCACCGTGGCATCGGCATCCGAGGAAGCCTCGACCAATGTGCAAACGGTGGCCGGAGCGGCTGAGGAGTTGGCCAGCTCGGTTCAGGAGATTGGACGCCAGGTAGCCCAGTCGTCCCAGATTGCCGGGCGCGCCGTGGCAGAAGCCACCCGCACCAACGAGACGGTGCAGAGCCTTGCGGAGGCCGCCGGCCGTATTGGCGACGTGGTGAGCCTCATCACCGATATTGCCAGCCAGACCAACCTGCTTGCACTCAACGCCACCATCGAGGCCGCGCGCGCCGGTGAGGCGGGCAAGGGCTTTGCGGTCGTTGCGTCAGAAGTGAAGGCATTAGCCACCCAGACGGCCAAGGCAACGGAAGACATCGGCACCCAGATCACGGCCATTCAGGACGTGACATCGAGTGCCGTGGAAGCCATCGCCTCGATCCAGTCCACCATTGATGAGATCTCCACGATCTCGACGGCGATCGCCAGTGCGGTGGACCAGCAGGGCAGCGCCACTCAGGAGATTGCCCGCAATGTGCAGGAAGCCGCGGCAGGCACCCAGGAAGTGTCGTCCAATATCTCCGGTGTGTCTTCATCGGTGAGCGAGACCGGTGCATCCGCTCAGGAAGTTATGTCAGCTGCCGGGCAGCTGTCGGAACATGCCGTGCAGTTGCGCAACGACGTGGAGGACTTCCTCCGCCAGCTCAACGCCGCCTGA
- the mtgA gene encoding monofunctional biosynthetic peptidoglycan transglycosylase has product MTLFIVLPVGLTLIYRVVPPPLTSVMVIRFFEGDGVRRDWVPLEDIAPSVRAAVLASEDNSFCTHSGVDWPALKAAMDAEVKGAGKGGASTITMQTARNLMLWPQRSYIRKGLELYVATLIELFWPKKRILEVYLNIAEWGPGVFGIEAAAQHHFGVSAGELTQREAARLAVILPNPRELHATASTGHVVRQAGIVERRIGQLGPLLDCVK; this is encoded by the coding sequence GTGACCCTGTTCATTGTCCTGCCCGTGGGGCTAACACTGATCTATCGCGTGGTGCCGCCGCCGCTCACAAGCGTTATGGTCATCCGCTTCTTCGAGGGCGACGGCGTGCGGCGCGACTGGGTGCCGCTCGAGGACATCGCCCCAAGCGTGAGGGCTGCGGTTCTTGCGTCGGAGGACAACAGTTTCTGCACCCATTCGGGCGTCGATTGGCCGGCGCTCAAGGCAGCAATGGATGCGGAAGTGAAGGGCGCGGGCAAGGGCGGTGCCAGCACCATCACGATGCAGACCGCGCGGAATCTGATGCTGTGGCCGCAGCGCAGCTATATCCGGAAGGGCCTGGAACTCTATGTGGCGACGCTGATCGAGTTGTTCTGGCCAAAGAAGCGCATTCTGGAGGTCTATCTCAACATCGCGGAATGGGGGCCCGGTGTCTTCGGCATCGAAGCTGCTGCTCAGCACCACTTCGGCGTCAGCGCCGGCGAGCTGACCCAACGTGAGGCCGCGCGGCTGGCGGTCATCCTGCCGAACCCGAGAGAGCTCCACGCGACCGCCTCCACAGGCCATGTTGTGCGCCAGGCGGGTATTGTCGAGCGCCGGATTGGCCAGTTGGGGCCACTTCTCGACTGTGTGAAGTGA
- a CDS encoding helix-turn-helix domain-containing protein, translating to MTMEAKDFKRWRKSLGMSQKDAAKALGLKPRIIQYYEKGERDGESVKVPRSIRLACYALAHGITDYHGPRPEAEG from the coding sequence ATGACAATGGAAGCCAAAGATTTCAAGCGGTGGCGCAAGTCATTGGGCATGTCGCAAAAAGATGCGGCAAAAGCACTTGGGCTAAAACCCAGAATAATTCAGTACTATGAGAAAGGTGAGAGGGACGGGGAGTCCGTTAAAGTCCCGCGTTCCATTAGGCTTGCATGTTATGCGCTCGCCCATGGCATTACCGACTACCATGGGCCAAGGCCAGAAGCAGAAGGTTAA
- the bioD gene encoding dethiobiotin synthase, with protein sequence MTALSLFVTASGTEIGKTYVSTGLIRALRARGREVIALKPLITDFTDETAPTSDTALMLEALGREVTGEAMAELSPWRYVAALAPDMAAAREGKAVPYDEVIAFCTRHRDAAGDGTVLIVEGAGGVLVPVDDTRTMRDFMRDLAATPILVVGSYLGTISHTLTALEALQSRGLDPLAIMVSETPDAGIPLQDTCDAIRRFTGDVPVIAVPRDDQDAFARLADLVPA encoded by the coding sequence ATGACTGCACTGTCCCTTTTTGTCACCGCTTCCGGCACTGAGATCGGCAAGACCTACGTGTCCACCGGTCTCATCCGTGCGCTGCGCGCCCGGGGCCGTGAGGTGATAGCCCTTAAGCCGCTCATCACGGATTTCACCGACGAGACAGCTCCGACAAGTGATACGGCGCTGATGCTCGAGGCACTGGGGCGGGAGGTGACCGGTGAGGCCATGGCCGAACTGTCACCGTGGCGATACGTGGCGGCACTCGCCCCTGACATGGCCGCCGCACGCGAGGGCAAGGCCGTGCCTTATGACGAGGTGATCGCTTTCTGCACCCGCCACCGTGATGCGGCAGGGGATGGAACGGTGCTGATTGTCGAAGGCGCAGGCGGTGTGCTGGTGCCGGTGGATGACACCCGCACCATGCGCGACTTCATGAGAGACCTTGCCGCCACGCCTATCCTTGTTGTGGGCAGTTATCTGGGCACGATCAGTCACACACTTACTGCGCTTGAAGCGCTTCAGTCGCGCGGTCTTGATCCGCTGGCCATCATGGTCAGCGAGACGCCCGATGCGGGCATCCCCCTTCAGGACACCTGCGACGCCATCCGCCGCTTCACCGGCGACGTGCCAGTGATCGCCGTGCCGCGCGATGACCAGGATGCCTTTGCCAGGCTCGCTGATCTGGTGCCAGCCTGA
- the bioF gene encoding 8-amino-7-oxononanoate synthase, with protein sequence MPSLNEFAGRKLAELETRGQRRELVDTGRGMAGRATRDGRDVISFCCNDYLNLSQHPQVKAAAAEALQTYGAGTGASRLVTGNNPLFAELEARLARIKGAEAALVFGSGYLANTGIIPSLLGEGDIIFADELSHACIISGARMSRAQVVIFRHNDMADLRSLLAAHRAEGANALVVTDGVFSMDGDLAPLPEMTALAEAHDAWLMTDDAHGLGVIGGGRGSSFAFGPQKMNVPLQMGTLSKAVGGYGGYLCADQPVIDLLKSRARTLVYSTGLPPASVAAALAALDVIEAEPERVVRPVANAAQFCREVGLPTPESPIVPVIIGEETRALDASRLLLDEGYLVTAIRPPTVPPGTARLRLTFMAEHDPADITRLASLIRDRIIKRPAA encoded by the coding sequence ATGCCCAGCCTCAACGAATTTGCCGGCCGCAAGCTTGCCGAGCTGGAAACACGCGGCCAGCGCCGTGAGCTGGTGGATACGGGCCGCGGCATGGCAGGGCGTGCCACGCGCGATGGGCGCGACGTCATCTCCTTCTGCTGCAATGATTATCTTAACCTCTCCCAGCACCCGCAGGTGAAAGCGGCCGCCGCTGAAGCGCTTCAAACCTATGGCGCGGGCACCGGCGCCTCGCGCCTTGTCACCGGCAACAATCCGCTTTTCGCCGAGCTTGAAGCCCGCCTTGCCCGCATCAAGGGCGCGGAAGCAGCACTTGTCTTCGGGTCCGGCTATCTGGCCAACACCGGCATCATTCCCAGCCTCCTTGGCGAAGGCGACATCATTTTCGCTGACGAGTTGAGCCACGCCTGCATCATTTCCGGCGCGCGCATGTCGCGCGCCCAAGTGGTCATCTTCAGGCACAACGACATGGCCGATCTTCGCAGCCTCCTGGCGGCGCACCGGGCAGAGGGTGCCAACGCCCTTGTGGTCACCGACGGCGTGTTTTCCATGGATGGGGACCTGGCGCCACTGCCGGAGATGACCGCACTGGCGGAAGCGCACGACGCCTGGCTGATGACCGATGATGCCCACGGGCTCGGTGTCATCGGCGGCGGCCGGGGATCTTCCTTCGCCTTCGGCCCGCAGAAGATGAATGTCCCCTTGCAGATGGGCACGCTCTCAAAAGCTGTCGGCGGCTACGGCGGGTATCTCTGCGCGGATCAGCCGGTCATCGATCTTCTGAAGAGCCGTGCACGCACGCTTGTCTATTCAACGGGCCTGCCGCCGGCCAGCGTGGCAGCTGCCCTCGCTGCGCTGGATGTAATCGAGGCTGAGCCCGAGCGGGTGGTGCGTCCGGTGGCCAATGCCGCTCAGTTCTGCCGGGAAGTGGGCCTGCCGACGCCTGAGAGCCCCATTGTGCCCGTCATCATCGGTGAAGAGACCAGGGCGCTCGACGCCTCTCGCCTGTTGCTGGACGAAGGTTATCTCGTCACCGCCATTCGTCCGCCGACGGTACCGCCGGGCACCGCGCGTCTGCGCCTCACCTTCATGGCCGAACACGACCCGGCCGATATCACTCGTCTGGCGTCACTCATCCGTGACCGGATCATCAAACGGCCTGCCGCATGA
- a CDS encoding adenosylmethionine--8-amino-7-oxononanoate transaminase — MADTPFTPPDWLRQGFDHIWLPYTQMQDAALPAPIARTEGCRLIMADGRELVDGVASWWTAAHGYNHPHIRQAVQQQLETMPHVMFGGLAHEPAYRLATRLAALTPGDLTRVFFSESGSVSVEIAMKMAVQYWINKGERGHSRFVSFTGGYHGDTFATMSVCDPEEGMHSLFAGLLAEQILTDLPTSEAARQAFDDLLAARKGDIAAVVTEPLVQGAGGMLFHSAETLRFIRETCDRHGVLLIVDEIFTGFGRTGSLFACDQAGIVPDIMTLSKALTGGTLPLAATIARQHVFDAFLSDSASTALMHGPTYMGNAMGCAAANAALDLFEQDPPGPRADRIATQLVAELEPARHLPGVRDVRVLGAIGVIELDPHSDHDWMKAEFIRRGVWVRPYNYIIYTTPPLVISPEELSTLTTAMVDVVRLWGGKTQQEG; from the coding sequence ATGGCAGATACCCCCTTCACCCCGCCCGACTGGCTGCGCCAGGGGTTTGACCATATCTGGTTGCCCTACACCCAGATGCAAGATGCTGCACTCCCTGCGCCCATTGCGCGGACGGAGGGCTGCCGGCTGATCATGGCGGATGGCCGCGAGCTCGTGGATGGCGTTGCGTCCTGGTGGACGGCTGCGCATGGCTACAACCATCCGCATATTCGCCAGGCTGTGCAGCAACAGCTGGAAACCATGCCGCATGTCATGTTTGGCGGCCTGGCTCATGAGCCGGCCTACCGGCTTGCGACGCGGCTGGCGGCCCTCACCCCGGGTGACCTCACACGCGTGTTCTTTTCTGAATCCGGTTCGGTCTCCGTCGAGATCGCCATGAAGATGGCTGTGCAGTATTGGATCAACAAAGGCGAGCGCGGGCATTCCCGCTTCGTGAGCTTCACCGGCGGCTATCACGGCGACACATTCGCCACCATGTCGGTATGCGACCCGGAAGAGGGCATGCATTCTCTTTTCGCTGGTCTGCTGGCGGAGCAGATCCTCACGGATCTCCCGACTAGCGAGGCAGCGCGGCAGGCTTTCGACGACTTGCTGGCGGCGCGCAAGGGCGACATCGCGGCGGTGGTGACCGAACCTCTCGTTCAGGGCGCCGGCGGAATGCTGTTTCACTCCGCGGAGACGCTGCGTTTCATCCGCGAAACATGCGACAGGCATGGTGTGCTGCTGATCGTCGATGAGATCTTCACCGGCTTTGGCCGTACGGGCTCGCTGTTTGCCTGTGACCAGGCGGGGATCGTGCCCGACATCATGACGCTGTCAAAGGCGCTCACCGGCGGAACGCTGCCGCTGGCGGCCACCATCGCGCGGCAGCATGTCTTCGACGCCTTCCTGTCGGACAGCGCCTCCACGGCGCTGATGCACGGGCCAACCTATATGGGCAACGCGATGGGGTGCGCGGCCGCCAATGCGGCGCTGGACCTGTTCGAACAAGACCCGCCAGGCCCCCGCGCCGACAGAATTGCCACGCAGCTGGTCGCTGAGCTGGAGCCGGCGCGGCATCTTCCAGGCGTGCGCGACGTGCGCGTGCTGGGTGCCATCGGTGTCATCGAGCTTGATCCGCATTCGGACCATGACTGGATGAAGGCCGAGTTCATCCGGCGCGGTGTCTGGGTGCGGCCCTACAATTACATCATTTATACGACCCCGCCGCTGGTGATCTCACCAGAGGAGCTGAGCACCCTTACCACCGCCATGGTGGATGTGGTGCGGCTGTGGGGCGGGAAAACGCAACAGGAAGGCTGA
- a CDS encoding HAD-IA family hydrolase produces the protein MVKAVIWDFGGVFTTSPFEAFARFEREKGLPEDFIRKINSTNHLDNAWAKFERSDVSMDEFDELFAEEARALGHEVRGRDVIALLSGDVRPEMVRALKLVKENGLRVACITNNVSAGEGAGMATTHEKALAVQSIMDEFEHIIESSKAGVRKPHPRIYQMALEALGIEGPDAVYLDDLGINCKAAHEQGMAAIKVTSAEQAISDLEKAVGFSLR, from the coding sequence ATGGTCAAGGCAGTTATCTGGGATTTCGGCGGGGTTTTCACGACGAGCCCCTTCGAGGCATTCGCGCGCTTTGAGCGGGAGAAGGGTCTGCCGGAGGATTTCATCCGCAAGATCAATTCCACAAATCACCTGGACAATGCCTGGGCAAAGTTCGAGCGCTCGGATGTCAGCATGGATGAATTCGACGAGCTTTTTGCAGAGGAAGCGCGCGCGCTGGGCCACGAGGTGCGTGGCCGTGACGTGATTGCGCTGCTGTCAGGTGATGTGCGACCGGAAATGGTGCGGGCTCTGAAGCTTGTAAAGGAAAACGGCCTGCGGGTTGCGTGCATCACCAACAATGTCTCCGCCGGGGAAGGCGCGGGCATGGCCACGACCCATGAAAAGGCTCTGGCCGTCCAGTCGATAATGGATGAGTTCGAGCACATCATCGAGTCGAGCAAGGCCGGCGTCCGCAAGCCGCATCCGCGCATCTACCAGATGGCGCTTGAGGCGCTCGGGATCGAGGGGCCGGACGCGGTCTATCTCGATGACCTGGGAATCAACTGCAAGGCAGCGCATGAGCAGGGCATGGCGGCCATCAAGGTAACGAGCGCCGAGCAGGCCATCAGCGACCTGGAAAAGGCCGTCGGCTTTTCGCTCCGCTAG